One window of the Salvia splendens isolate huo1 chromosome 1, SspV2, whole genome shotgun sequence genome contains the following:
- the LOC121756654 gene encoding translocon-associated protein subunit beta-like produces the protein MANSNFGFPIFILASLLLAASTIATSQAPFIVAHKKASLTRLKSGSERVSVSIDIYNQGSATAYDVTLNDDNWSSDVFGIVAGNTSVSWERLDVGVVLSHSFELEAKTKTVFYSPPAVVTYRVPTKSTLQEAFSTPILPLEILADRPPVKKLDWAKKLLAKYGSLVSVVIIVVLFVYLVASPSSGAKGSKKKR, from the exons ATGGCGAATTCGAATTTCGGCTTCCCGATCTTCATTCTCGCCTCTCTGTTGCTGGCGGCGTCGACGATCGCCACCTCCCAAGCTCCATTCATCGTCGCCCACAAGAAGGCCTCTCTCACTAGGCTCAAATCCGGCTCTGAACGTGTCTCCGTCTCCATCGATATCTACAATCAAGGATCCGC GACTGCTTACGACGTGACACTTAACGATGATAACTGGTCTAGTGATGTTTTTGGCATTGTCGCTGGTAACACTTCAGTCTCATGGGAAAGGCTTGATGT TGGGGTAGTTCTATCACATTCCTTTGAGTTGGAGGCGAAAACAAAAACTGTTTTTTATAGTCCACCAGCAGTAGTAACTTATCGTGTTCCTACAAAATCCACCTTACAG GAGGCATTCTCAACTCCAATCCTACCACTTGAAATCCTAGCTGATAGGCCTCCGGTGAAGAAGCTTGACTGG GCAAAG AAGCTGCTGGCTAAATACGGATCCCTTGTTTCGGTGGTAATCATTGTTGTCTTGTTCGTGTACCTGGTGGCCTCTCCATCCAGTGGTGCCAAGGGTAGCAAGAAGAAGCGCTAA
- the LOC121756638 gene encoding GEM-like protein 5 yields the protein MSGKNQESQPIHYPHISPSNTHETAPEPSFSAPGPSSPAPADAEKRVNQEFQPIQYPEMALGPEPSSPALPDTEKWGTHVMGTPAVPTCHPNNQKAAMWGVADQKDYQNHHQPYIQYTPIDKNNSTPFNSVLHKFNAWSTKAEATANNIWNNLKTGSSVSGAAWGKMNLGAKAITGGGFESLYKQSFATYPNETLKKTFACYLSTSTGPVAGTLYLSDIHVAFCSDRPLSFTAPSGQETWSYYKILIPLAKIGSVNPVVMREHQTERYIQLVSTDGHDFWFMGFVNYEKATNHLFDGISKFAAAGVPVSQPPRPPGVPTAQPPPAGGPKYA from the exons ATGAGCGGCAAAAATCAAGAATCCCAACCCATCCATTACCCTCACATCTCTCCCTCCAACACCCACGAGACGGCTCCGGAACCGTCTTTCTCAGCTCCGGGGCCATCTTCCCCTGCTCCTGCCGATGCCGAGAAGCGGGTAAATCAAGAATTCCAACCCATCCAATACCCTGAGATGGCTCTGGGTCCGGAGCCGTCCTCCCCTGCTCTGCCTGACACAGAGAAATGGGGGACCCACGTGATGGGCACGCCGGCAGTGCCGACGTGTCATCCAAACAACCAAAAGGCAGCTATGTGGGGTGTAGCCGATCAAAAGGACTACCAAAACCATCATCAACCCTATATCCAATATACCCCTATTGACAAAAACAACTCAACTCCATTCAATTCAGTTCTCCACAAATTCAACGCGTGGAGCACCAAGGCTGAGGCCACAGCTAACAACATTTGGAATAATC TGAAGACGGGATCGTCTGTGTCGGGAGCAGCGTGGGGGAAGATGAACTTGGGCGCCAAAGCAATCACAGGGGGTGGATTTGAGAGTCTTTACAAACAATCTTTTGCTACTTATCCAAACGAGACACTCAAAAAGACATTTGCTTGTTACCTGTCCACTTCCACCGGTCCGGTCGCCGGAACCCTCTATCTCTCCGACATCCACGTCGCATTTTGCAGCGACCGCCCCTTGTCCTTCACCGCACCCTCCGGCCAAGAGACTTGGAGTTATTACAAG ATTTTGATACCATTAGCAAAGATAGGGAGCGTGAATCCAGTGGTGATGAGGGAGCATCAAACGGAGAGATACATACAGTTGGTGTCAACGGACGGCCACGATTTCTGGTTTATGGGATTTGTCAACTACGAAAAAGCCACCAACCATCTCTTTGACGGCATTTCTAAGTTCGCGGCAGCCGGAGTTCCTGTGTCTCAACCTCCTCGGCCACCCGGAGTTCCCACCGCTCAACCTCCTCCGGCCGGTGGGCCAAAGTATGCTTAG
- the LOC121802672 gene encoding cysteine-rich and transmembrane domain-containing protein WIH2-like isoform X1 → MSYQKVPREDYPPPGYGTVYPPPSAYPSAPPQPPPEGYPYPPPSPHEDYPYPPPSRHEGYPYPPPSRHEGYPYPPPSRHEGYPYPPPRPTGYPYPPPPPPPPQQHGGGYQGYFNHGSPPSYHVHHCDHDDGSSFFRGCLAALCCCCVLEECGF, encoded by the exons ATGAGTTATCAGAAAGTGCCGCGCGAAGATTACCCTCCTCCAG GGTACGGGACGGTGTACCCTCCGCCGTCGGCGTATCCGTCCGCGCCACCTCAGCCACCGCCAGAGGGGTATCCGTATCCTCCTCCGTCACCGCACGAGGATTATCCATATCCGCCTCCGTCACGGCACGAGGGTTATCCATATCCGCCTCCGTCACGGCACGAGGGTTATCCATATCCGCCTCCGTCACGGCACGAGGGATATCCTTACCCGCCCCCTCGGCCGACAGGGTATCCGtacccgcctccgcctccgcctccgccgcaGCAGCACGGTGGTGGATATCAAGGATATTTCAATCATGGATCTCCGCCTTCCTACCACGTTCACCATTGTGATCACGATGATGGTTCCTCCTTTTTCCGAGGCTG TCTTGCTGCCCTTTGTTGCTGTTGCGTGCTGGAAGAATGCGGCTTCTGA
- the LOC121802672 gene encoding neural Wiskott-Aldrich syndrome protein-like isoform X2 — translation MSYQKVPREDYPPPGYGTVYPPPSAYPSAPPQPPPEGYPYPPPSPHEDYPYPPPSRHEGYPYPPPSRHEGYPYPPPSRHEGYPYPPPRPTGYPYPPPPPPPPQQHGGGYQGYFNHGSPPSYHVHHCDHDDGSSFFRGW, via the exons ATGAGTTATCAGAAAGTGCCGCGCGAAGATTACCCTCCTCCAG GGTACGGGACGGTGTACCCTCCGCCGTCGGCGTATCCGTCCGCGCCACCTCAGCCACCGCCAGAGGGGTATCCGTATCCTCCTCCGTCACCGCACGAGGATTATCCATATCCGCCTCCGTCACGGCACGAGGGTTATCCATATCCGCCTCCGTCACGGCACGAGGGTTATCCATATCCGCCTCCGTCACGGCACGAGGGATATCCTTACCCGCCCCCTCGGCCGACAGGGTATCCGtacccgcctccgcctccgcctccgccgcaGCAGCACGGTGGTGGATATCAAGGATATTTCAATCATGGATCTCCGCCTTCCTACCACGTTCACCATTGTGATCACGATGATGGTTCCTCCTTTTTCCGAGGCTG GTGA
- the LOC121756670 gene encoding protein AUXIN SIGNALING F-BOX 2-like: protein MCLFQFQSVMNYFPEEVLEHVFDFLTSHRDRNAVSLVCKSWCSVEQFSREKVFIGNCYAVNPERLIARFPRLRSLTLKGKPHFADFNLVPDGWGGHVYPWIEAMAKSGINLEELRLKRMVVSDESLELLAKSFPNFKSLVLVSCEGFTTDGLAAIASNCRFLRELDLQENEVDDRKGQWLKCFPESCTSLVSLNFACLKGEVNVAALERLVARCPNLRSLRLNHTVPLEVLQKILVRAPQLSDLGTGSFTHDPDSETYIKLTNAMKNCHSIRSLSGFLDVNGRCLPAIYPICTNLTSLNLSYAPGIFSNELIKLICHCKKIERLWILDTIGDKGLGVVANTCKELQELRVFPSDLYGVGNTAVTEEGLVAISAGCPKLNSILYFCQQMTNAALITVAKNCPNFIRFRLCTLNPIVPDAATNQPLDEGFGAIVQSCKRLTRLSVSGLLTDQVFLYIGMYAEQLEMLSIAFAGDSDKGMLCVLNGCKKLKKLEIRDSPFGNMALLSDMGKYETMRSLWMSSCEVTLGGCKTLAEKMPRLNVEIINEAGEGDGEATYDNRHRVEKMYLYRTLVGPRKDAPDFVWTL, encoded by the exons ATGTGTCTGTTTCAGTTTCAGAGCGTGATGAATTACTTCCCGGAGGAAGTGCTCGAACACGTGTTCGATTTCCTGACCTCGCACCGCGACCGGAATGCGGTGTCGCTGGTGTGCAAATCGTGGTGCAGCGTGGAGCAATTCAGCCGCGAGAAGGTGTTCATCGGAAACTGCTACGCCGTGAATCCGGAGCGGTTGATTGCTAGGTTTCCGCGGCTCCGATCGTTGACACTGAAAGGGAAGCCTCATTTCGCGGATTTCAATCTGGTGCCTGATGGCTGGGGCGGCCACGTGTACCCTTGGATCGAGGCGATGGCCAAGAGCGGAATCAATCTAGAGGAGCTGAGGTTGAAGAGGATGGTGGTGTCGGATGAGAGCCTCGAGCTGCTTGCGAAATCTTTCCCCAATTTCAAGTCTTTGGTTTTGGTCAGCTGTGAAGGGTTCACAACCGATGGTCTTGCTGCCATTGCATCCAATTGCAG GTTTCTCAGGGAGCTCGATCTGCAGGAAAATGAAGTTGATGATCGCAAGGGCCAGTGGCTCAAGTGTTTTCCCGAGAGCTGTACCTCTTTGGTCTCGTTAAATTTTGCATGCCTCAAGGGAGAGGTTAACGTTGCTGCTCTCGAGAGACTGGTTGCAAGATGTCCCAACCTTAGGAGTCTAAGACTGAACCACACAGTGCCTCTGGAGGTTCTGCAGAAGATTTTGGTGCGAGCTCCTCAGTTGAGTGATTTGGGCACTGGCTCCTTCACCCATGATCCGGACTCGGAGACTTATATCAAACTGACAAATGCTATGAAGAATTGTCATTCAATTAGAAGCTTGTCAGGGTTTCTGGATGTGAATGGACGCTGCTTGCCTGCCATCTACCCAATCTGCACCAATTTGACCTCGTTGAACTTGAGTTACGCCCCTGGAATCTTCAGTAATGAGCTTATAAAGCTAATCTGTCACTGCAAGAAAATAGAGCGGCTCTGG ATTTTAGATACCATCGGAGATAAAGGACTTGGTGTCGTGGCCAACACATGCAAGGAGCTACAGGAGTTGAGAGTCTTCCCATCTGACCTCTATGGCGTGGGAAATACAGCTGTAACGGAAGAAGGGCTCGTTGCTATATCAGCTGGATGCCCGAAACTGAACTCAATCTTGTACTTCTGTCAGCAGATGACCAATGCTGCCCTCATCACAGTAGCCAAAAACTGCCCTAACTTCATACGTTTCCGGCTGTGCACCCTTAACCCAATTGTACCTGATGCTGCAACCAACCAACCACTCGATGAAGGTTTTGGGGCGATTGTCCAGTCATGCAAGCGCCTGACACGGCTATCAGTCTCAGGCCTTCTGACGGATCAAGTCTTTCTTTACATAGGCATGTATGCTGAGCAGCTTGAAATGCTCTCTATCGCGTTTGCTGGTGACAGCGATAAAGGGATGCTCTGCGTGCTCAACGGGTGTAAGAAACTGAAGAAGCTAGAGATCAGAGACAGCCCGTTTGGTAACATGGCACTTTTATCGGACATGGGGAAGTATGAAACAATGCGATCCCTTTGGATGTCCTCATGTGAAGTGACCCTCGGAGGATGCAAGACTCTGGCTGAGAAGATGCCGCGGCTCAATGTTGAGATAATCAACGAGGCTGGTGAGGGGGACGGCGAGGCCACCTATGATAATAGGCATAGAGTCGAGAAGATGTACTTGTACCGGACGCTTGTTGGGCCTCGGAAGGATGCCCCGGATTTTGTTTGGACGCTGTAA
- the LOC121792771 gene encoding B3 domain-containing transcription factor FUS3-like: MARASLAMPGVHVPPLPVAREIDVTKLAYLFNKQLRNSDVGVLRRMILPKKEAEKYLPVLQSKEGIAISMLDMDGIHEWWFKYRFWPNNSSRMYVLEYTGEFVHVHGLVTDDFILVYQNVEDGGYIIEARKKGKDLAPRMSDNLAMIGAAPELDLLELPDLDYTEMVYAYDNEFLDDSPLNYTGDSINLPNLGSDSSSEAKNNEDSDFDFGL; the protein is encoded by the exons ATGGCGCGGGCCAGCCTCGCGATGCCCGGAGTGCACGTGCCGCCTCTGCCTGTCGCACGT GAAATAGATGTCACAAAACTTGCATATCTTTTCAATAAGCAGCTAAGGAACAGCGACGTAGGAGTCTTGAGAAGGATGATCCTTCCAAAG AAAGAAGCTGAGAAATATCTTCCTGTCCTTCAATCAAAAGAAGGAATTGCGATAAGCATGCTCGACATGGATGGAATTCACGAGTGGTGGTTCAAGTACAG ATTCTGGCCGAACAACAGCAGTCGGATGTACGTGCTTGAGTACACCG GGGAATTCGTGCACGTTCATGGTTTGGTAACCGACGACTTCATTCTCGTCTACCAAAACGTCGAAGACGGAGGATAT ATCATCGAGGCAAGAAAGAAAGGGAAAGATCTTGCACCAAGGATGTCCGACAATCTTGCGATGATTGGAGCAGCACCCGAGCTGGACCTCCTCGAACTCCCTGATCTAGATTACACTGAGATGGTGTATGCGTATGACAACGAGTTCTTGGACGACTCTCCCCTCAACTACACGGGGGACTCGATCAACTTACCAAACCTCGGATCGGACTCCTCTTCCGAAGCCAAAAATAATGAAGACTCCGACTTCGACTTCGGGTTGTGA
- the LOC121756686 gene encoding mitochondrial phosphate carrier protein 3, mitochondrial-like has product MAFSSDRQSIIPSYLYSSSFTSKPLNLHKMASPSSTPPAAASASSGGFMIQAPSDPGKIEMYSSQFYAACTVGGILSCGLTHMAVTPLDLVKCNMQIDPAKYKSISSGFGVLLKEQGVKGFFRGWVPTLLGYSAQGACKFGFYEFFKKYYSDLAGPENAAKYKTLIYLAGSASAELIADVALCPMEAVKVRVQTQPGFARGLSDGFPKFVRSEGALGLYKGLVPLWGRQIPYTMMKFASFETIVELIYKHAIPTPKNECSKPLQLGVSFGGGYIAGVLCAIVSHPADNLVSFLNNAKGATVGDAVKKIGVVGLFTRGLPLRIVMIGTLTGAQWGIYDAFKVFVGLPTTGGAAPAAQPIKA; this is encoded by the exons ATGGCTTTCTCCTCCGACCGCCAGTCTATCATCCCGTCCTATCTCTACAGCTCCTCTTTCACCTCTAAACCCCTAAATCTCCATAAAATGGCATCGCCTTCCTCTACGCCGCCGGCGGCGGCTTCCGCTTCCAGCGGCGGATTCATGATTCAGGCGCCGAGCGATCCAGGGAAGATCGAGATGTATTCTTCTCAGTTCTACGCCGCCTGTACGGTTGGTGGAATTCTCAGCTGTGGCCTTACTCACATGGCTGTCACTCCTCTCGATCTCGTCAAATGTAATATGCAG ATTGATCCCGCCAAGTACAAGAGCATCTCATCAGGTTTCGGAGTGCTACTAAAGGAGCAGGGAGTTAAAGGTTTCTTCAGGGGCTGGGTACCTACTCTCCTAGGTTACAGTGCTCAGGGTGCATGCAAGTTTGGATTCTATGAATTCTTTAAGAAGTACTATTCCGACCTTGCTGGACCAGAAAACGCAGCTAAGTACAAGACTCTCATCTATCTTGCCGGCTCTGCATCTGCTGAGTTGATTGCCGATGTTGCCCTTTGCCCTATGGAAGCTGTGAAGGTTCGGGTTCAGACTCAGCCTGGATTTGCTAGAGGTCTGTCTGATGGATTTCCCAAGTTTGTGAGATCCGAAGGAGCTCTAGG ACTGTACAAGGGCCTGGTTCCTCTATGGGGGCGTCAAATTCCAT ACACAATGATGAAGTTTGCGTCCTTCGAGACTATTGTGGAGTTGATCTACAAGCATGCTATCCCCACACCTAAAAACGAATGCAGCAAGCCCCTCCAGCTTGGTGTGAGTTTCGGTGGTGGATACATTGCTGGTGTGTTATGTGCCATTGTATCACATCCAGCTGACAACCTCGTCTCTTTCCTCAACAATGCCAAGGGTGCAACGGTTGGTGAT GCTGTAAAGAAGATAGGGGTCGTGGGTCTATTCACCCGAGGACTTCCTCTTCGTATTGTCATGATTGGAACTCTCACCGGAGCCCAGTGGGGTATCTATGATGCTTTCAAAGTTTTTGTTGGCCT GCCAACGACCGGTGGGGCTGCTCCTGCAGCCCAGCCTATTAAGGCGTAG
- the LOC121802687 gene encoding transcription factor ICE1-like: MPRSNGGVWMDGEEDEAISWPLRPHNDNAASLTSFKSMLDADCFINNAINAPNPFHHPEFTSLLFNPLDSSPSQLDPLHAFLPPKSMLPSLFDLSFDQTYFPAPDAPMFNGFNPQFQFSDYSAAGIGGAALSTFDFEGFDRSKLLRPLEVQPSVGAQPTLFQKRAALRQNLGAMSDEGLTSVDDTGGMSMGRKRKAEFEDEMENYDSDDAAEKFGDNSNANSSVTVGGHKGKKKGMPAKNLMAERRRRKKLNDRLYMLRSIVPKISKMDRASILGDAIDYLKELLQRINDIHNELEATPAGSSLMHPSPSFHPLTATTPLALPYCVKEEICASSAPSPKNQPARVEVRLREGRAVNIHMVCARRPGLLLSAMRAMDNLGLDIQQAVISCFNGFSLDVFRAEQFREGQDVLPEQIKAVLLDSAGFHSVM, translated from the exons aTGCCGAGGTCGAACGGCGGCGTTTGGATGGACGGAGAAGAAGACGAAGCCATCTCATGGCCGCTGCGGCCCCACAACGACAACGCCGCCTCTCTCACTTCCTTCAAGTCCATGCTCGACGCCGATTGCTTCATCAACAATGCCATCAACGCCCCCAATCCATTCCACCACCCTGAATTCACCTCCCTTTTGTTCAACCCTCTCGATTCCTCTCCTTCCCAACTCGACCCCTTGCACGCATTTTTACCCCCAAAATCTATGCTGCCCTCTCTCTTCGATTTGAGTTTCGACCAGACCTACTTCCCCGCTCCCGACGCGCCTATGTTTAATGGATTTAATCCCCAATTTCAATTTTCCGACTATAGCGCCGCCGGCATTGGAGGTGCTGCTTTGAGCACATTCGATTTCGAGGGTTTCGACAGGTCTAAGCTGCTGAGGCCGCTCGAAGTCCAGCCGTCGGTGGGAGCGCAGCCGACTCTGTTTCAGAAGAGGGCGGCGCTGCGGCAGAATTTGGGGGCTATGAGCGACGAGGGTTTGACAAGCGTTGATGATACAGGGGGAATGAGTAtggggaggaagaggaaagcGGAATTTGAGGATGAAATGGAGAATTACGATTCCGATGACGCCGCGGAGAAATTCGGCGATAATTCCAACGCCAACAGCAGCGTGACGGTGGGTGGCCacaaggggaagaagaaggggatgCCGGCGAAGAATTTGATGGCGGAGCGGCGGCGGAGGAAGAAGCTCAACGACAGACTTTACATGCTCAGATCCATTGTGCCTAAAATCAGCAAG ATGGATAGAGCTTCAATTCTCGGCGATGCAATAGATTATTTGAAGGAGCTTTTGCAACGGATAAATGATATTCACAATGAACTTGAAGCTACCCCAGCTGGATCTTCTCTGATGCATCCATCACCGAGCTTCCATCCTTTGACGGCCACCACGCCTCTCGCCCTCCCTTATTGCGTCAAGGAGGAAATCTGCGCAAGCTCAGCTCCCAGCCCCAAAAACCAACCTGCAAGG GTCGAAGTAAGGTTGAGAGAAGGGAGGGCTGTGAATATACACATGGTCTGCGCCCGTAGACCAGGTCTCCTGCTGTCGGCTATGAGGGCTATGGACAACCTTGGTCTGGACATTCAGCAAGCTGTGATAAGCTGTTTCAACGGCTTTTCCTTGGATGTGTTCCGAGCAGAG CAATTCAGGGAAGGGCAGGACGTGTTGCCGGAGCAGATCAAAGCGGTGCTCTTGGATTCTGCTGGATTTCATAGTGTTATGTAG
- the LOC121756728 gene encoding zerumbone synthase-like — protein sequence MLRLLRRSHPKTQIADVVSASITTRFSSAAAAASAHGRRLEGKVALVTGGASGLGKATARAFIQQGARVVIADVNTQLGPQASIELGPHAQFVQCDVSVEAQVSDAVDLAVARHGKLDIMCNIAGIAGSPFPPSIVDLDLDEFDRVIAVNVRGTMAGIKHAARVMIPVGSGSILCTASISGLMGGLGPHPYTVSKFAIPGIVKSLASELCGHGVRINCISPSPIPTPLVIEQFNKIMPNARREEIVGLINGLGELRGAICEEEDVAKAALYLASDEAKFVSGHNLVVDGGFTSFKNLNFPKLS from the exons ATGCTAAGACTACTAAGAAG ATCACACCCTAAAACGCAGATTGCTGATGTCGTTTCGGCTTCGATTACAACGAGGTtttcctccgccgccgctgctgcttcTGCACATGGACGCCG TCTCGAAGGCAAGGTAGCCCTCGTAACCGGTGGTGCTAGCGGCCTCGGGAAGGCCACCGCACGTGCATTCATCCAACAAGGAGCTCGTGTCGTAATTGCCGATGTCAATACCCAATTGGGCCCACAAGCGTCCATAGAGTTGGGCCCACATGCCCAATTTGTACAATGTGATGTCTCAGTGGAGGCCCAGGTCTCGGACGCAGTTGACCTTGCCGTGGCCCGCCATGGCAAGCTCGACATCATGTGCAACATAGCTGGGATTGCAGGGTCGCCCTTCCCGCCAAGTATCGTCGATCTCGACCTGGACGAGTTTGACCGGGTCATAGCGGTCAACGTGCGGGGCACCATGGCCGGGATCAAGCACGCGGCCAGGGTGATGATCCCCGTGGGGTCGGGCTCGATCCTATGCACCGCAAGTATAAGCGGGCTGATGGGTGGGCTGGGCCCGCATCCGTACACCGTGTCAAAGTTTGCTATACCAGGGATAGTGAAGTCTCTGGCAAGTGAATTGTGTGGACACGGGGTTCGGATAAACTGTATTTCACCGTCTCCAATTCCGACACCATTGGTTATCGaacaatttaataaaataatgccGAATGCGAGGAGGGAGGAGATAGTAGGGTTGATCAATGGGTTAGGGGAACTAAGGGGTGCGATTTGTGAAGAGGAGGATGTGGCTAAGGCCGCATTGTATTTGGCTTCGGATGAGGCCAAATTTGTGTCGGGCCATAACCTTGTTGTGGATGGAGGATTCACTAGCTTCAAGAATCTTAATTTTCCTAAATTAAGTTGA